ACGATCGCGGCCGATGCGACGAGCATCGCTCCGGCCGTCGCCTGATTCGCCGACATGCCCCATGGCGCAACGATACTTGTAATGTGCAACGCCGCAGGACGTCCGAGCCGTCGAGCGGTCCAAGAGCCGAGCCGATTTGGATCCGGTTTCAAACACCGCCGACGAAACGTCTCCCAATCGGTCAAAGAAGCGATGGTTTCATCCATGTGCAGCTTCCTCGCTTATCGCCGGTGCATGCAATCGACCGAAATGCGAATCGGGAATGCATTGCGACGCGTCATGCGATCGGTCGAACAACAATTCGACGATGCGAACCGCGGCCTTCTTCGTCGTTTTTTCGGTGGTTTCCGGTGTCGATGGATTCGTTGTGGGGGACGTGCGGCGCAGGGCCATCTGCAGTAACGGGCGAAGCTCTACGAGCAAACGTGCCGAACCGGCGAGGCCGTACCAGTCGGCGGGGAGTACTTGGCCCGACCCTTGCGGCAAGAGTTGGATGACGGGCAAGCCTGCCGCCGCGGCATCGACGCCGGCGCTCGACGCGCAACTTAAGACGCAATCGCTCTCGGCTAAGACTTCGGCTAAGGACTGTTTCGCGATCGTACGATGGCGTAGAGTCGGAAACTGCTTTAAGGTGCGCGTGAGAATCGGATCTTGGATAGCGCGGGGATGTGGCTTTACGATCAGTTCGGCATCTCCGAGTTCCGCGACCGCCGCGCAAGCTATGTGCAGCATCGCGGCGTAAGTTCGACTGGTTAAATGAAACTCAACGGCGTCGGGCCGGTCGTCGCGCGGCGGCACCGTCGCCAGGAGGACGATGCGGTGCTTAGCGTCGGAAGTTGAGTTGCGATTTTCCGGAGAGGCGCGATTCCGTAATGCTTTGCAAGCAACCTGTTGCTGGGCCGGTGCGCCGGTAACGACGATACGGTCTCTCGCCACGCCCCAGGCTTCGAGTTGCCGCCGCGTTCCTTCGTTCCACGCGCAGAATAGATCGGCTGCTAAAGGCGCGAAACCGAATCGAATGCAACAGACTCCATGCTGTACGACGAACGACGGAATGCCGAGCCGACTCGCATGTGCCACGGTAATACGAGCCAGAGGCGTAGCATCTTCGTCCACTACGACATGCGTCGGCCGTAGCGAAGCTAGGTGCTCGCCGACGCGCCGCCATTGTCGTGCTTGAGCGATCGCCAATCGCTTACGCCAGCGGCGGTACCAAGTCTCGACGACATCGCCGAGATCGATATCGCCGTAGGCGACCGTCTCTCGTAGGAGCGTCTGCGGAAAAGCGTCGACGGCCGTCTCTTCATCATCGCAAGTAAGCCAGGCGATGCCGCTCGCTCGACGTTCGATCCACGCGCCGACGGCGAAACGGTCGTAAAGCCAGGCAGCATGCGCACCACGGTCGAGCACGGCATCGCACACGTCGTCGAGAATCCGCGGATTGCCTACGAACAAGACTCGGGCACGATGGTCGGAAGCGGCAGGAGAGAATTCGTGCGTTCGCGCCGCACCACGGTTCACACCGCGGTTGGCGAAGATCCAAGCGAGCGCTCGCCGCCACCAAGCATTTCGCGGCACCGAAAACGGCGCGACGGTTTCATCATCGCGCATAATGAAATGGATTCGTAACGTGAAGCCGTAGGTTTGCGACATCGCGCGCCAGAGCGCGACGTATTCGTTGTCGCAGCGCGGGGAGACATAAAGCTCGATTTTCGCAGAAACGTCGTCGTTGGGGCAATTCTGCCAAAAGGCGATGATTCTAAGCCAACGCAGCGCTTCATATCGCAAACGAAGAATGTTGATATCGGCGAAGTTCGGTCGCACACTACCAATGTGTGAAGATTCGGCCGGCGCAGCGGCGGCACCGATCTTCGTCGCCAATCGTTCCGCTTCGATGTCTAGATGCGCGAAGTGGGAGGCGTCGATATAGGTGTCGAGTGATATGAAATTTTTCGAAACGCCGGCTTCCCAATCCCCTTCCAAGAGCAGTAGTCGTTCGCTCGCTGATGGCGAATCCGGCTGGAGCAACAGGTCGGGTACCAAGTTGCGGCGTGCGAAAACCAGCATGGTCAGGCTGCCTCGCGAAAAGCGGATTCGTCGCCGAGGCGCGTCTCGAAGAGTTGCAGCAATTCTTCGAAGCGATGGAGAAACACCTCGGCCACGGCATCGCGCTCGTAGTGAATCGCAACGGCAGGCATGCCCGCCCGTCGCGCGCCGATCAATTCCTCGGCGTCGTGGCCGACGAACGCCGTTTGTGCCGGTGCGAGGCGCAGTCGCTCGATGGCAGTTCGATAGCAAACGCCGGCGGGTTTCGTTTGTTTCAGATCGGCCGACGAGACGACGGCGCTGAAGTAGCGACCGATCCCCATCTGCGCGAGCCGTGGCTCGATCGCCTCGGCCGGCGATTCCGAATCGCTCAGCACCGCCAGTCGCAGGCCGTTCGCATGCAGTCGTTCCAGCGTGGCTCGGACTCCCGGAAACGGCCGAACATCTTGCTCGAAGTCCCGCTTTTGTCGGTTGGAAGCCAAGATCACTTCGTCGACTTGGCTTTCGGTCAGGCCGGTGTCGCGAAGGAAGGTATGAAACGCCTCGGCGTAGTCGCGCTCGCCGCGGTGCACGGCATCGAGATAGTCGCGGTCCCACACTTGAAAAAAGCTGCGGTAGGTGGTTTGCAGCCCCATTCGATGAAGCTGTTGCAGGAGCCATCGCCGCCACACGGTTGCATCGAACAAGACATCGCCCATGTCGAACACGATGCCGCGCACTTTTTGAAACCGCGGCGACGCATTAATACCGTCGTCGTCGTGCGGCGTGTCGTCGTGAGAGAAAAGCCGGAGCGGCATGAGATTGGACTTTCGTACGTGTATGCTGGGGTGTTGCGGCGCGGCTATTGAACATCGCTACGGTAGATCGTTTCGTCCGCGTCGATGTCGCGGAGCAATCTGCGGCCGACAATCGTCTCTCGCTGCGTCCAGGCGATACCGTCGCCCGGCGATTTCAGCGTGAACATCGACTCTTCGAGCACGGTGCCGGCCGGAAGCGAGCGCACCGTCACGAGGCTGCGTCCGAGTTTGTTCCGCGTCGGTTCGACCTCGGCGATGGCCGGCTTTTCGGCACTCCCTAGGGCTAGCTCGATGCGGCGAATCTGTTCGATGAGCGTGCGCAGCTCTTCCGGTTCGGCCGAGCAAGCATGGTCGGTCCCTTTCAGCGTTCGATCGAGCGTCAGATGCTTTTCGATGATCGACGCACCGAGCGCCACTGCGGAAGTCGCGATGAGCGTGCCTGTCGTATGATCGGAGAAACCGACGACCGAGTCGTAGCGTCGACGCAGCGTTTCGATGCTGCGCAAATGTGCCTGATCGTCGGGCGTCGGATAGAGCGATGTGCATTGCAACACGGCCGTTGGGCAGCGTGCCTCGGCCGCCACGGTCATCGCGGCATCGATCTCCGACCACGACGACATGCCCGTGGAAAGGATGAGCGGCTTACCCAGCTCGGCGACGAACCGCACGAGCGGCAGGTTATTCAAATCGCGCGAGGCGATCTTAAATGCG
The window above is part of the Planctomycetia bacterium genome. Proteins encoded here:
- a CDS encoding N-acetylneuraminate synthase family protein; the protein is MHGNSLRINARRSIGPGSPTFVVAELGQNHNGSRELAEQLVDAAAWAGADAVKLVKRHLPSELTKASRNRRYDSAHSFGDTYGAHRSVLELSVETHLALAARTRSHGMHFVVTVCDVASAREFANAEVDAFKIASRDLNNLPLVRFVAELGKPLILSTGMSSWSEIDAAMTVAAEARCPTAVLQCTSLYPTPDDQAHLRSIETLRRRYDSVVGFSDHTTGTLIATSAVALGASIIEKHLTLDRTLKGTDHACSAEPEELRTLIEQIRRIELALGSAEKPAIAEVEPTRNKLGRSLVTVRSLPAGTVLEESMFTLKSPGDGIAWTQRETIVGRRLLRDIDADETIYRSDVQ
- a CDS encoding HAD family hydrolase, whose protein sequence is MPLRLFSHDDTPHDDDGINASPRFQKVRGIVFDMGDVLFDATVWRRWLLQQLHRMGLQTTYRSFFQVWDRDYLDAVHRGERDYAEAFHTFLRDTGLTESQVDEVILASNRQKRDFEQDVRPFPGVRATLERLHANGLRLAVLSDSESPAEAIEPRLAQMGIGRYFSAVVSSADLKQTKPAGVCYRTAIERLRLAPAQTAFVGHDAEELIGARRAGMPAVAIHYERDAVAEVFLHRFEELLQLFETRLGDESAFREAA